A window of Cryptomeria japonica chromosome 3, Sugi_1.0, whole genome shotgun sequence contains these coding sequences:
- the LOC131063887 gene encoding NDR1/HIN1-like protein 1 encodes MHKSCGKHHGKFLSIRVRCPENKYWRWLLKGLLVFIAVVLFVFLVIYLALRPHKPRFFVQDAVIRKWNVTGDGTLTSVLQFTIISRNPNGRIGVYYDRISAYASYMTQQITPDTPLTPFYQGYNDANIIAPVLYGSSVPLAPVVAEHLRAEQQSGVLSVNLKIGGKIRWKVGTWTSRYYHLNVDCFAIMGFTSCCNGDQLPLEEGTRCDVSV; translated from the coding sequence ATGCATAAGAGCTGCGGCAAACATCATGGCAAATTTCTGAGCATTCGTGTACGGTGTCCTGAGAATAAGTACTGGCGTTGGCTATTGAAAGGCTTGCTAGTTTTCATCGCAGTAGTGCTTTTCGTTTTCCTGGTCATATACTTAGCGCTCCGTCCGCATAAGCCACGGTTCTTTGTGCAGGACGCCGTTATCCGCAAGTGGAACGTCACAGGAGATGGAACGCTCACCTCTGTCCTGCAGTTCACCATCATTTCACGCAACCCAAATGGCCGGATCGGCGTCTACTATGACCGGATCAGTGCCTATGCCAGCTACATGACCCAGCAGATCACCCCCGACACCCCTTTAACACCGTTCTACCAGGGCTACAACGATGCCAACATTATCGCCCCTGTTCTCTACGGGAGCTCCGTTCCGTTGGCTCCGGTTGTTGCAGAACATTTGAGAGCCGAGCAGCAGAGCGGAGTTCTTTCTGTGAATCTGAAGATCGGGGGAAAGATCCGCTGGAAGGTAGGGACGTGGACTTCTCGGTATTACCATCTGAATGTTGATTGTTTTGCTATTATGGGTTTTACCAGCTGTTGTAATGGCGATCAACTTCCTCTGGAGGAGGGCACCAGGTGTGATGTGAGTGTTTGA